CTCCATATCCCGCTCCTGCCGAGGAGGATAACGGCGAGGTCGGCGGCGGCACGCCGGTGACGGTACACATGAAGGATCCGGGCGGCAGCGGCCAGTACGGCTTTGATCCTGCCCAGCTCAACTTCAAGGTTGGCGAGCTGGTGACATTCACCATTACATCGGAGTCGGAGTTCCACACCTTCACCTCCGAGGCGCTCAACCTGGACCGCGCGGCCGATGCGCGGCAGTCGCTTTCCTTTAACTACACTTTCGACCAGGCGGGCAGCTTCGAGTTCATTTGCGTCCCCCACCAGGCGCTCGGCATGACCGGCCGCATCACCGTCCAGTAGCACCCTCTCTCTGCAATTGTCTCAGGGGCTCACATTCGTGAGCCCCTTGCTTTTTCCTTTGGCTGGCCCACTACCAACTACCGACTACTGACTACTGACTACTTACTACCGTACCCTATACCCCGCACCCCGTACCCCGTACCCCCACCAACCACAACCTGTAGCGTTGACGGCCATTTTTCGCGCCACTATACTACCCAATACATAACTGGGAGTGTGCCAAAATGCGCCTTTCATGCCTTCAGGAGAACCTCAGCCGCGGCCTGTCGATCGTCGGTAGGGCGGTCGCCACGCGCACCACGCTGCCGATCACGCAGAACGTCCTCCTCGCGTCCGACCAGGGCCGGCTGAAGCTTTCCGCCACCAATCTGGAGATCGCGATCAGCACATGGATCGGCGCGCAAACGGAAGAGCCGGGGGAGATCACGGTCCCCGCGCGCCTGCTGACCGAGTTCGTGAGCTCCCTGCCGGCAGAGCGCATAGATTTCAAGGCCGTAAAGCAGCCGCTGAGCCTGGAGGTGAGCTGCGCAAGGTTCAAGGCGCAGATCAACGGCTCCGACGCCGAAGACTTTCCTCCCGTGCCGACTGTGGAGTCCGGTGTCGCCGGCAAGGTGGAGGCGCAGGCGCTGCGCGATGCTATCGCCCACGTGGTGTTCGCCGCCGCCACCGAAGACTCCCGCCCGGTGCTCACGGGCATCAAGGTTGAGATGTCCGGCGACCAGTTCACCTTCGCAGCGGCGGACGGCTTCCGCCTGGCGGTGTACAAGGGCAAGCTGATGGAGCCCATAGACCAGGCGGTGAGCTTCATCGTCCCGGCCCGCACTCTCCAGGAAGTCAGCAGGCTCGCAGGCGGCCAGTCGGAGTTCATCCAGTTCATAGTCACCCCCTCCAAGAGCCAGGCCCTCTTCCGACTGGACAACATCGAGATCGTTACCCAGCTCGTTCAGGGCACATTCCCCAACTACTCCCAGCTCATCCCGCAGTCGTTCGATTCCCGCGCCGTCGTGGGCCTCTCGGACTTTGTCCGCGCCACTCGCGCCGCGTCCATCTTCGCGCGCGACGGCAGCGGCATCGTCCGCATCCAGGTGACAAGCGGCGACGGCGGCCGCGTCTCGGTCCTCTCCCGCTCGGA
This genomic window from SAR202 cluster bacterium contains:
- the dnaN gene encoding DNA polymerase III subunit beta, translating into MRLSCLQENLSRGLSIVGRAVATRTTLPITQNVLLASDQGRLKLSATNLEIAISTWIGAQTEEPGEITVPARLLTEFVSSLPAERIDFKAVKQPLSLEVSCARFKAQINGSDAEDFPPVPTVESGVAGKVEAQALRDAIAHVVFAAATEDSRPVLTGIKVEMSGDQFTFAAADGFRLAVYKGKLMEPIDQAVSFIVPARTLQEVSRLAGGQSEFIQFIVTPSKSQALFRLDNIEIVTQLVQGTFPNYSQLIPQSFDSRAVVGLSDFVRATRAASIFARDGSGIVRIQVTSGDGGRVSVLSRSEEVGENKGEIDAKVEGNESKIAFNSKYLADVLGVLQSSEVALETTTPSSPGVIKPVGNDKYVHVVMPMFVQW